A segment of the Streptomyces sp. XD-27 genome:
CTGCTCAGACGCGCTCCAGCGGGCGGTGTTCGCCTTCCGGCAGCACCGCACGGATCCGGTCGCCGGGGCGGACCTCGCCGCCCACGCGGACGACCCCCATGATTCCGGCCTTGCGGATGAGTGCGCCGTCAGCGGCGCGGCCCACCACCTGCTTGAGCAGCCCACCCTGGAACTGGTCGATCTGCAGGCAGGGGTTGCGCAGTCCGGTGATCTCGACGACCGCGTCGTCGCCGATGTGCAGCAGGGCGCCCTCCGGCAGCGCGAGGAGGTCGATGCCGGCGGTGGTGATGTTCTCGCCCAGCTGTCCGGGGGCGACTGTGAAGCCCGCCTCGGCCACCTCCGCGAACAACTCCTCGTGGATGAGATGAACCTGCCGGAGGTTCGGCTGGGTCGGGTCCTGAGCGACCCGCGACCGGT
Coding sequences within it:
- a CDS encoding MOSC domain-containing protein yields the protein MGATVVAVCTSGEHTFSKPVRDGITLLAGLGVEGDAHLGVTVKHRSRVAQDPTQPNLRQVHLIHEELFAEVAEAGFTVAPGQLGENITTAGIDLLALPEGALLHIGDDAVVEITGLRNPCLQIDQFQGGLLKQVVGRAADGALIRKAGIMGVVRVGGEVRPGDRIRAVLPEGEHRPLERV